The proteins below come from a single Drosophila kikkawai strain 14028-0561.14 chromosome 3R, DkikHiC1v2, whole genome shotgun sequence genomic window:
- the LOC138929027 gene encoding uncharacterized protein, producing MHFYPGRLGAMWVVWQGRLAAANSRTWRINRILRICERLPHKLHFNFAAFLATAYKSAGFRRTRRRQLLLVLCRILALGTRRPAPPLVPLATPCLRSLRFSRGQATRNIEISI from the exons ATGCATTTT TATCCTGGCAGACTGGGTGCGATGTGGGTCGTCTGGCAAGGTCGCCTAGCAGCGGCCAACTCACGCACTTGGCGGATAAACAGGATCCTCAGGATATGCGAGAGGCTGCCACATAAATTACACTTTAATTTTGCAGCATTTTTGGCCACGGCTTATAAATCAGCCGGTTTTCGCCGAACGCGACGTcgacagctgctgctggtcctTTGCCGGATTCTCGCACTCGGCACTCGGAGGCCTGCGCCTCCTCTGGTTCCTCTGGCTACCCCTTGTCTCCGTTCCCTCCGTTTTTCGCGGGGCCAGGCCACTCGCAATattgaaatttcaatttaa